GAAATCGTTTTCTGCAAAGATCGGTTGTAGATGCATAGGTTTCCAAATCGGCCTGCTTTCAATATTCTCCTTGGAAAGCGCTTCTATGACCTGAGAGGGTTTTACCGGACAGCCCTTATCAAGGAGGAGACACGACAACCAATAATTGGGACTACTCTCTGCAAGGTGCGGGTTCATCATCACAGGAAGATCTGAAAAAGCCTTTTGGTAGGTTTCATAAATCCTTTTTTTCAAGGCGATATGTTCATTGAGGTGGAGTAACTGACCTCTCCCGATTCCAGCCACTACATTGCTCATGCGGTAGTTGTAACCAAGCTCGCTATGCTGGTACCACGGTGCTGGGTCACGAGCCTGCGTTGCCAGGAACCTGACTTTCTTTACCGATTCCGTATCGTTGGAGAGAAACATGCCTCCCCCCGAGGTTGTAATAATCTTGTTCCCGTTGTAGGAAAGGGCTGCATACCTGCCAAACGTCCCGGTCTGTTTGCCCTTGTAGGTTGCCCCAAGGCTTTCCGCGGCATCTTCAATCAAGGGAACGCCATGCTTTGCACAAATGCTTGAAAGCTCATCAAGTTTGGCTGGGGTCCCGTATAGGTTGGCTACGACCACAGCTTTGGCATTGGGGTAGATAAAAAAGGCTTTCTCCAAGGCAACAGGGTCCATATTCCAGGTATCACGTTCACTATCGATGAAGACCTGTCTTCCGCTCTCATAGGAGACTGGGTTTACGGTTGCGGCAAAGGTAAAATCCGAACAGAATACAAGATCATCTTTTGCTATTCTGC
The sequence above is a segment of the Sphaerochaeta pleomorpha str. Grapes genome. Coding sequences within it:
- a CDS encoding DegT/DnrJ/EryC1/StrS family aminotransferase, with product MHKRIYLSSPTMHGEEMQFIQEAFDTNWIAPLGANVDGFEKEMASFLGIADAAALSSGTAALHLAMKLCRIAKDDLVFCSDFTFAATVNPVSYESGRQVFIDSERDTWNMDPVALEKAFFIYPNAKAVVVANLYGTPAKLDELSSICAKHGVPLIEDAAESLGATYKGKQTGTFGRYAALSYNGNKIITTSGGGMFLSNDTESVKKVRFLATQARDPAPWYQHSELGYNYRMSNVVAGIGRGQLLHLNEHIALKKRIYETYQKAFSDLPVMMNPHLAESSPNYWLSCLLLDKGCPVKPSQVIEALSKENIESRPIWKPMHLQPIFAENDFVFLGDKDVGGDIFERGLCLPSDIKNTDEDLSRVIEIVRSCFT